In Porites lutea chromosome 9, jaPorLute2.1, whole genome shotgun sequence, a single window of DNA contains:
- the LOC140948610 gene encoding substance-K receptor-like, whose translation MNNSSSYGFEHLSECSSLDSTILTSTISVVSIVAFVGNTLVILTFLQSPTLKTSTNYFIVNMEISDLLSSSTNWPLYATEGVQYSKPAIDGSTAVFICKLGLYFRAVSQAVSVQSLLLIVVDRYIAIVLPFKSILVTARLRTALQLFTWVFALSIASPYASSIQIIQENYQTYCRSFASWGKKKQFIFYVVGFAVFYCVPLISTIILYSRIMKCLRHTRPVEAEEEEHTRIRIRNTQQNKTVMKVFVWIVSAFFICWTPLCVHIVLQKLFTSSRFSKDSCMIFVSLFFYIFPSLSTIVNPIILFAYSSRFSSALRNLFACFTCGPCLCCRDRRIVPNSNL comes from the coding sequence ATGAATAACTCCAGTTCCTATGGTTTTGAGCACCTTTCGGAATGTTCTTCCTTAGATTCCACCATACTTACATCCACTATTTCAGTTGTTAGTATTGTGGCATTCGTCGGCAACACCCTGGTGATACTAACTTTTCTACAAAGCCCCACCTTAAAGACAAGCACGAACTATTTCATAGTCAACATGGAGATTTCTGATCTTCTATCATCCTCCACAAATTGGCCCCTCTATGCAACTGAAGGAGTCCAATACAGCAAACCTGCGATAGACGGCTCAACGGCTGTCTTTATTTGTAAACTGGGCCTTTATTTCAGAGCTGTGTCTCAGGCTGTCTCAGTTCAAAGCCTGTTACTAATCGTTGTAGACAGATACATAGCTATCGTGCTCCCGTTTAAGTCTATTTTAGTCACAGCGAGACTCAGAACAGCTCTCCAATTATTCACTTGGGTGTTTGCACTATCAATAGCTTCACCATATGCATCGTCTATTCAAATTattcaagaaaattatcaaacgtATTGTCGGAGTTTCGCTTCTTGGGGCAAGAAGAAGCAATTTATCTTTTACGTGGTAGGATTTGCAGTATTCTACTGTGTTCCACTTATTTCCACGATTATCCTCTATTCAAGAATCATGAAATGCTTGAGACATACAAGACCAGTAGAGGCTGAAGAAGAGGAACACACAAGAATACGAATAAGAAACACGCAACAGAACAAAACTGTCATGAAAGTGTTTGTATGGATTGTGAGTGCCTTTTTCATCTGCTGGACTCCACTTTGCGTACATATTGTACTCCAAAAGCTatttacatcttcgcgttttagTAAAGATTCGTGCATgatttttgttagtttgtttttctacatttttcccTCCTTAAGCACAATAGTTAATCCCATAATTCTTTTTGCTTATAGTTCACGATTCTCGAGTGCTTTGCGAAACCTGTTCGCCTGTTTTACTTGTGGACCTTGCCTATGTTGCAGAGACAGGCGTATTGTACCAAACAGCAACTTGTGA